The stretch of DNA CTGACTGGATCATGCCAATATGATCACCGCCCAAGCCGGCTACTTCCACGGCGAAATTATTAAAAAGAGTGCGCCAGGCTTGCAGGCCTACAGTAGAGGCGATAGACATGATAGCCAGGAAAATGAACATGCGATCTTGTTTGATGTTTTGCATTGGCAAAGAGGCTAATTCAAAGTGTTGATTGATTGAAGGCTTTTTTTACCGCTCAGTGTTGCTTCCAGCTATATCGTGACCGACCAGATTTAAGCAGATCAAAAAAGTCGTTTTAAACGGATGTGATTCAGCGCAGCACGGTATTTTCGATAAATGTAATCTATAGTTATAATTATGTAAAGAGTACTTGTCATAAAGTCTTTCATGATTTACATTCCGATGAAATAAATATGAGGGTATCATGGAATTAACAAATGAATTGAAGGTCTGGCGGGCACGACGGGACATCACCCAGCAGCAGTTGGCTCAGGCGGTGGGTTTGAGTCGTCAAACCATCCATTCCATTGAAAAGGGTAAGTTTGTGCCATCCGTCATGTCCGCCTTG from Candidatus Neomarinimicrobiota bacterium encodes:
- a CDS encoding helix-turn-helix transcriptional regulator gives rise to the protein MELTNELKVWRARRDITQQQLAQAVGLSRQTIHSIEKGKFVPSVMSALKIAGYFETNIEEIFHLERDEK